In a genomic window of Gracilinanus agilis isolate LMUSP501 unplaced genomic scaffold, AgileGrace unplaced_scaffold7667, whole genome shotgun sequence:
- the LOC123256649 gene encoding ragulator complex protein LAMTOR1-like, whose translation MGSCCCSCEEEEGPEPDEEARLLEPPGEQHRASTFDSPSCPDEQAVLASILARAASSIIAVGAAQVQRLAPQECMDRARLYRSRLAQLNRAVVSGGGGAASYSGLGLAGVSSCSSGISGVGDPPGPGLLSYWKRKGPCNMALPTLTNHPYRVLAGALVPYDDVQQAIHIAVDAHRAMQHVRVQPSEELVVKFEVV comes from the coding sequence ATGGGGAGCTGCTGCTGCAGCTGCGAGGAAGAGGAAGGCCCCGAGCCCGACGAGGAGGCTCGGCTGCTGGAACCCCCCGGCGAGCAGCACAGGGCCTCCACATTCGACTCTCCCAGCTGTCCGGACGAGCAGGCCGTTCTGGCATCCATCTTGGCCAGAGCCGCGAGCAGCATCATCGCCGTGGGGGCGGCCCAGGTGCAGCGCCTGGCACCTCAGGAATGTATGGATCGAGCCCGCTTGTATCGCAGCCGGCTGGCCCAGCTCAATCGGGCCGTTGTGAGCGGAGGAGGAGGCGCCGCGAGCTACAGCGGGCTCGGGCTCGCGGGCGTGAGCAGCTGCAGCAGTGGAATCTCCGGGGTAGGGGATCCCCCCGGGCCAGGGCTCCTGAGCTACTGGAAGAGGAAGGGGCCATGCAATATGGCtttgcctactcttaccaatcACCCTTATCGCGTGCTGGCCGGCGCCCTGGTACCCTACGACGACGTGCAGCAGGCCATCCATATCGCGGTGGACGCCCACCGCGCCATGCAACACGTGCGCGTTCAACCCTCGGAGGAGCTGGTGGTGAAGTTCGAAGTGGTATGA